In Janibacter alkaliphilus, the following proteins share a genomic window:
- a CDS encoding BlaI/MecI/CopY family transcriptional regulator: MTSLGSLERAVMRVLWEHPHHDRGLTVREVLDGMTDRAPAYTTVMTVLTRLEAKGVTTRVRDGRAWRYLPAQSREELTAVAMRTPLDSLSREERQSAILHFINDATPAEMDALRSALAEVEDAVGPDGGGPGEGDQADGRSGRRGRDGTGRHGRRGRGSGAS, from the coding sequence ATGACGTCGCTGGGCAGCCTGGAGCGCGCCGTGATGCGCGTGCTCTGGGAGCACCCGCACCACGACCGCGGCCTGACCGTGCGCGAGGTCCTGGACGGGATGACCGACCGCGCCCCGGCGTACACCACCGTGATGACCGTGCTCACCCGCCTGGAGGCGAAGGGGGTGACCACCCGGGTCCGTGACGGCCGCGCCTGGCGGTACCTGCCGGCGCAGAGCCGGGAGGAGCTCACCGCGGTCGCCATGCGCACCCCCCTGGACAGCCTCTCCCGCGAGGAGCGGCAGTCGGCGATCCTGCACTTCATCAACGACGCCACCCCCGCCGAGATGGACGCGCTGCGCTCGGCGCTGGCCGAGGTCGAGGACGCGGTCGGTCCCGACGGCGGCGGACCGGGCGAGGGCGACCAGGCCGACGGCCGCTCGGGCCGCCGCGGACGTGACGGCACCGGACGGCACGGGCGGCGCGGGCGAGGTTCCGGCGCGTCGTGA
- a CDS encoding cytochrome ubiquinol oxidase subunit I, protein MESLDLARWQFAITTVYHFFFVPITIGMSALVAWFHTRYLWRREPGDLRLAKFFGKLFTINFALGLVTGIVQEFQFGMNWSAYSRFVGDIFGAPLALEALLAFFLESTFLGLWIFGWGKIPEKLHVACIWLVHIGTLLSAYFILAANSFMQNPVGYRYNPETGRAEMADFVAVLTNEVQLVTFPHVIAASYMVGGAVVMGVALHKMRRSHRLAQTALATTDDPAPDHRGDVVMYRRAVRLGGVVTLVAGLAVAITGDIQGKVMTEVQPMKMAAAEALYDTPPEGECAPFSVLTVAGLGGDDPTHVIEIPCLLSYLGTGSFDGEVQGMAELEAEYRQRFGDTEATASDTYIPPIAMTYWNFRLMIGAGLFAAAVAALALLMTRKDRVPMQRWWQPLLVLAPIATVLGHSFGWIFTEVGRQPWVVFGELTTANGVSDPSVVTSTDVIVSMVVFTLLYGVLAVIEVKLFLDYVRKGAEPFEETPVVEEDDELAFSY, encoded by the coding sequence ATGGAATCCCTGGACCTGGCGCGATGGCAGTTCGCCATCACTACCGTCTACCACTTCTTCTTCGTGCCGATCACCATCGGCATGTCCGCCCTGGTGGCCTGGTTCCATACCCGGTACCTGTGGCGGCGCGAGCCCGGCGACCTGCGGCTGGCGAAGTTCTTCGGCAAGCTCTTCACCATCAACTTCGCCCTGGGCCTGGTCACCGGCATCGTCCAGGAGTTCCAGTTCGGGATGAACTGGTCGGCCTACAGCCGCTTCGTCGGAGACATCTTCGGGGCCCCGCTCGCCCTGGAGGCGCTGCTGGCCTTCTTCCTCGAGTCCACCTTCCTCGGGCTGTGGATCTTCGGCTGGGGCAAGATCCCGGAGAAGCTGCACGTGGCCTGCATCTGGCTGGTGCACATCGGCACCCTGCTCAGCGCCTACTTCATCCTCGCGGCCAACTCCTTCATGCAGAACCCGGTCGGCTACCGCTACAACCCCGAGACCGGGCGGGCCGAGATGGCCGACTTCGTCGCGGTGCTCACCAACGAGGTGCAGCTGGTCACCTTCCCGCACGTCATCGCCGCGAGCTACATGGTCGGCGGCGCCGTCGTCATGGGCGTCGCGCTGCACAAGATGCGCCGCTCCCACCGGCTCGCCCAGACCGCCCTCGCCACCACGGACGACCCGGCCCCGGACCACCGCGGCGACGTCGTCATGTACCGCCGCGCGGTCCGCCTCGGCGGGGTGGTCACCCTCGTCGCCGGCCTCGCCGTGGCGATCACCGGAGACATCCAGGGCAAGGTGATGACCGAGGTCCAGCCGATGAAGATGGCCGCCGCCGAGGCCCTCTACGACACCCCGCCCGAGGGCGAGTGCGCCCCCTTCTCCGTGCTGACCGTGGCCGGTCTCGGCGGCGACGACCCCACCCACGTCATCGAGATCCCCTGCCTGCTCTCCTACCTCGGCACCGGCTCCTTCGACGGCGAGGTCCAGGGCATGGCCGAGCTGGAGGCGGAGTACCGGCAGCGCTTCGGGGACACCGAGGCCACCGCCTCGGACACCTACATCCCGCCGATCGCGATGACCTACTGGAACTTCCGGCTGATGATCGGCGCCGGGCTCTTCGCCGCCGCGGTCGCCGCGCTGGCGCTGCTGATGACCCGCAAGGACCGGGTGCCGATGCAGCGCTGGTGGCAGCCGCTGCTCGTGCTGGCCCCGATCGCCACGGTGCTCGGCCACTCCTTCGGCTGGATCTTCACCGAGGTCGGTCGGCAGCCGTGGGTGGTCTTCGGCGAGCTGACCACGGCGAACGGGGTGTCCGACCCGAGCGTGGTGACCAGCACCGACGTCATCGTCTCGATGGTCGTCTTCACCCTGCTCTACGGGGTGCTCGCGGTGATCGAGGTCAAGCTCTTCCTCGACTACGTCCGCAAGGGCGCCGAACCCTTCGAGGAGACACCCGTCGTCGAGGAGGACGACGAGCTGGCCTTCTCCTACTGA
- a CDS encoding ABC transporter substrate-binding protein, producing the protein MRRAPVALVASLALGAATITGCGSDSLDEGGGSGEGSSSSGSGEVEVSVNQELADQVPQEIRDKGTLTIGTDASYAPNEFLAEDGKTVQGFDVDLFDAVAASLDLETQWQPAKFDSIITGVDGGKYDMGISSFTINDERKQQVNMVSYFNAGTQWAAAPGNPENVDPEAPCGLTVAVQKGTVQQEEDLPAKEDECESEGEPIEVLVYEGQDQATAAVGSGKADAMLADSPIVAYAVKQSDGKIEAVGDIYDAAPYGYVVPQDDEEMAELFAEALTALKEDGAYDSVLEEWGVQDGGIDEFAVNP; encoded by the coding sequence ATGCGTCGCGCCCCCGTGGCTCTCGTCGCCTCGCTCGCCCTCGGTGCTGCCACCATCACCGGGTGCGGCTCCGACTCCCTCGACGAGGGCGGCGGCTCCGGCGAGGGCTCCAGCTCGTCCGGCAGCGGCGAGGTCGAGGTCTCGGTCAACCAGGAGCTGGCCGACCAGGTCCCCCAGGAGATCCGCGACAAGGGCACGCTGACCATCGGCACCGACGCCTCCTACGCGCCCAACGAGTTCCTCGCCGAGGACGGCAAGACCGTCCAGGGCTTCGACGTCGACCTCTTCGACGCGGTGGCCGCCAGCCTCGACCTGGAGACCCAGTGGCAGCCGGCCAAGTTCGACTCCATCATCACCGGTGTCGACGGCGGCAAGTACGACATGGGCATCTCGTCGTTCACGATCAACGACGAGCGCAAGCAGCAGGTCAACATGGTCAGCTACTTCAACGCCGGCACCCAGTGGGCGGCCGCCCCGGGCAACCCCGAGAACGTCGACCCGGAGGCTCCGTGCGGGCTGACCGTGGCCGTGCAGAAGGGCACCGTGCAGCAGGAGGAGGACCTGCCGGCGAAGGAGGACGAGTGCGAGTCCGAGGGCGAGCCGATCGAGGTGCTCGTCTACGAGGGCCAGGACCAGGCCACCGCGGCCGTGGGCAGCGGCAAGGCCGACGCCATGCTCGCCGACTCCCCGATCGTCGCCTACGCGGTCAAGCAGTCCGACGGCAAGATCGAGGCGGTCGGTGACATCTACGACGCCGCCCCCTACGGCTACGTCGTGCCCCAGGACGACGAGGAGATGGCCGAGCTCTTCGCCGAGGCGCTGACCGCCCTGAAGGAGGACGGCGCCTACGACTCCGTGCTCGAGGAGTGGGGCGTGCAGGACGGCGGCATCGACGAGTTCGCCGTCAACCCCTGA
- the cydD gene encoding thiol reductant ABC exporter subunit CydD, whose protein sequence is MSPLDPRLLRLVPQARGPVLLLAGTGALQGVATLGAAVALTALVVAAVRDEPLTGPAVWTAALFGARGLLAWVAEGLAARSGAAVSTALRERLLATWLERDTDHLPDRARALTLATQGTTAVEPYVSRYLPALVTAAVVPPLAVLALLVVDWPSGLVVILTLPLLPLFAALIGMATQEDTRRRWRALSDLSGHFLDVVRGLPTLVAYGRGERQVRTITAVSEKHRTATMRTLRLAFLSSAALELLASLSVAIVAVIVGIRLTHGSMDLAPGLLAILLAPEAYWPIRRVGAEYHSAADGAEALAEIVDELDAPTPRHERRNAPAGLVRARDLHYTYPGSGRELLGGVDLETSSGLTTITGPSGVGKTTLLEVLAGLRRPDLGEVTTAPVHLVSQRPFLGAGTICGNLALGAPNGTSGSGDALWEALRQVGLDGVVAGLPEGLDSDIGDDGFGLSAGQRARLVLARALLSSSTVILLDEPTAHLDPASAEGVHEVIDVLATRRTVIAVTHRPELVARAHRHVHLTGGTRLQEVRS, encoded by the coding sequence ATGAGTCCCCTCGACCCGCGGCTGCTGCGCCTGGTCCCCCAGGCCCGAGGTCCGGTGCTGCTGCTGGCCGGGACCGGCGCGCTCCAGGGGGTGGCCACCCTCGGCGCCGCGGTCGCGCTGACCGCGCTGGTCGTGGCGGCGGTCCGGGACGAGCCGCTGACCGGCCCGGCGGTCTGGACCGCCGCGCTCTTCGGAGCCCGTGGCCTCCTCGCCTGGGTCGCCGAGGGGCTGGCCGCACGGTCCGGCGCCGCGGTCTCCACCGCGCTGCGCGAGCGGCTGCTGGCCACCTGGCTCGAGCGGGACACCGACCACCTGCCCGACCGGGCCCGCGCGCTGACCCTGGCCACCCAGGGCACCACCGCGGTCGAGCCGTACGTCTCCCGCTACCTGCCGGCGCTGGTCACCGCGGCGGTGGTCCCGCCGCTGGCCGTCCTCGCGCTGCTGGTCGTGGACTGGCCCAGCGGGCTCGTCGTGATCCTCACCCTGCCGCTGCTCCCCCTCTTCGCGGCCCTCATCGGGATGGCCACCCAGGAGGACACCAGGCGACGCTGGCGGGCGCTGTCCGACCTGTCCGGTCACTTCCTCGACGTCGTGCGCGGGCTGCCCACCCTCGTCGCCTACGGCCGCGGCGAGCGCCAGGTCCGGACCATCACCGCGGTCAGCGAGAAGCACCGCACGGCCACCATGCGCACCCTGCGGCTGGCCTTCCTCTCCTCGGCCGCGCTGGAGCTGCTGGCGAGCCTCTCGGTGGCGATCGTCGCGGTGATCGTCGGCATCCGGCTCACCCACGGCAGCATGGACCTGGCACCCGGGCTGCTGGCGATCCTGCTCGCGCCCGAGGCGTACTGGCCGATCCGGCGGGTCGGCGCCGAGTACCACTCCGCGGCGGACGGGGCCGAGGCGCTGGCCGAGATCGTCGACGAGCTGGACGCACCGACGCCCCGCCACGAGCGGAGGAACGCACCCGCCGGCCTGGTCCGGGCGCGGGACCTGCACTACACCTACCCCGGCAGCGGCCGCGAGCTGCTCGGCGGGGTGGACCTGGAGACCAGCAGCGGGCTGACCACGATCACCGGCCCCAGCGGCGTCGGGAAGACCACGCTGCTCGAGGTGCTCGCCGGGCTGCGCCGGCCCGACCTCGGCGAGGTCACCACGGCCCCGGTGCACCTGGTCAGCCAGCGCCCCTTCCTCGGGGCCGGCACGATCTGCGGCAACCTCGCCCTGGGCGCCCCCAACGGCACGAGCGGCAGCGGGGACGCGCTCTGGGAGGCGCTGCGCCAGGTCGGCCTGGACGGCGTCGTCGCCGGCCTGCCCGAGGGCCTGGACAGCGACATCGGCGACGACGGGTTCGGCCTGTCCGCCGGGCAGCGGGCCCGGCTGGTGCTGGCCCGGGCGCTGCTCTCGTCGAGCACGGTCATCCTGCTCGACGAGCCGACCGCCCACCTGGACCCGGCCTCGGCCGAGGGCGTGCACGAGGTCATCGACGTGCTGGCCACCCGGCGCACGGTGATCGCGGTGACCCACCGTCCCGAGCTGGTCGCCCGGGCGCACCGCCACGTGCACCTCACCGGCGGCACCCGGCTGCAGGAGGTGCGCTCGTGA
- the cydB gene encoding cytochrome d ubiquinol oxidase subunit II, producing the protein MELATFWFILIGVLWTGYLVLEGFDFGVGMLLPVLGRNRDAKGGEDPAGERRRRAVLTTIGPHWDGNEVWLLTAGGATFAAFPHWYATMFSAFYLPLLLLLVALILRNMGLEYRYKRDSVAWRRGWDAMIIGGSVAAPLLVGVALTNLVHGLVMREVEVGTSASYTEFTGSLLSVLNPVSLLGGLTVLALCLTHGAHFLALKTRGDLRDDARALATRCGPVSAVLALGLLVWLGLERGSGASWALSALAAAALVGGIAANLAGREGWAFAGTATSIAAAVATYFVMLSPNVINGLGDDPDLSISAAASSPLTLEIMSWAAILFTPVVLAYTAWTYWIFRRRISVEQIPPASDPLAEKGARAATRS; encoded by the coding sequence ATGGAGCTCGCCACCTTCTGGTTCATCCTCATCGGGGTGCTGTGGACCGGCTACCTCGTCCTCGAGGGCTTCGACTTCGGGGTCGGCATGCTGCTGCCGGTCCTGGGACGCAACCGGGACGCGAAGGGGGGCGAGGACCCCGCCGGCGAGCGTCGCCGGCGCGCGGTGCTGACCACCATCGGCCCGCACTGGGACGGCAACGAGGTCTGGCTGCTGACCGCGGGCGGGGCGACCTTCGCCGCCTTCCCGCACTGGTACGCGACGATGTTCAGCGCCTTCTACCTGCCGCTGCTGCTCCTGCTCGTGGCGCTCATCCTGCGCAACATGGGCCTGGAGTACCGCTACAAGCGGGACTCGGTGGCCTGGCGCCGCGGCTGGGACGCGATGATCATCGGCGGCTCGGTGGCCGCGCCGCTGCTCGTCGGGGTGGCGCTGACCAACCTCGTGCACGGCCTGGTGATGCGCGAGGTCGAGGTAGGCACGAGCGCCAGCTACACCGAGTTCACCGGGAGCCTGCTCTCGGTGCTCAACCCGGTCAGCCTGCTCGGCGGCCTCACCGTGCTCGCGCTGTGCCTGACCCACGGCGCCCACTTCCTCGCCCTGAAGACCCGGGGCGACCTGCGCGACGACGCCCGGGCCCTGGCGACCCGCTGCGGCCCGGTCAGCGCCGTGCTGGCCCTCGGGCTGCTGGTGTGGCTCGGACTGGAGCGGGGCAGCGGCGCCTCCTGGGCGCTCAGCGCCCTCGCCGCCGCGGCGCTCGTCGGCGGAATCGCCGCCAACCTCGCCGGGCGCGAGGGCTGGGCCTTCGCCGGGACCGCGACAAGCATCGCCGCAGCGGTGGCCACCTACTTCGTCATGCTCTCGCCGAACGTCATCAACGGCCTCGGCGACGACCCGGACCTGAGCATCAGCGCGGCCGCCAGCTCGCCGCTGACCCTGGAGATCATGAGCTGGGCCGCGATCCTCTTCACCCCGGTGGTGCTCGCCTACACGGCGTGGACGTACTGGATCTTCCGTCGACGGATCTCGGTCGAGCAGATCCCGCCGGCCAGCGACCCGTTGGCCGAGAAGGGCGCCCGCGCCGCGACCCGGTCATGA
- the cydC gene encoding thiol reductant ABC exporter subunit CydC, producing MTAADGARGTPVTEAAHGARGTRVLRLPRPVLVAGLLAGVATASGIALTTTSGWLVVRASQGPQIMSLLTVIVAVRTFGVARPTFRYLERLRSHDHALGELAGRRAETYARLVPLTPARLGRRGRSDLLSGVVDDLTDVTEASVRVSVPVIGALVAAVLATALTTLVSPVAGAVLAAMLGVTALLVLLCWRLESTSQDELVMTRAEVARVSQLSTEHAAELRSIGATGQVLSDLRQAHAGLRTAIARQSRGRALVAGGLLLLTGAATVVTALAVHDDGHSLPVQGLLVLVPVAVGEAAGVLTDAVRALARAQAAAGRLDGLLDQTPAVREVGTGGPDEIAPPTGGARAPELRLEQVSASWQPGARHLDPLDLTLRPGEKLALTGRNGSGKSTALAVLARHLDPDGGRYLVDGADATRLPLATVRDLVAVVDDEPHVFATTLRENLRLAAPPEAGDNDLVAALVGAGLGSWFADLDDGLDTRLGTGGAGVSGGERSRLAIARALASGRPVILLDEPVAHLDAPTAEGVIDDLVTHSPDRSVMMVTHHRTGLARMDRVLDLEEERAG from the coding sequence GTGACGGCGGCGGACGGTGCCCGCGGCACCCCGGTGACGGAAGCTGCGCACGGCGCCCGCGGCACCCGGGTGCTCCGGCTCCCCCGCCCGGTGCTCGTCGCCGGGCTGCTCGCCGGGGTGGCCACCGCCTCGGGCATCGCCCTGACGACGACCTCCGGGTGGCTGGTCGTGCGGGCCAGCCAGGGACCGCAGATCATGTCGTTGCTCACGGTCATCGTCGCGGTGCGCACCTTCGGCGTCGCCCGGCCCACCTTCCGCTACCTGGAGCGGCTGCGCAGCCACGACCACGCGCTCGGCGAGCTGGCCGGGCGGCGCGCCGAGACCTATGCCCGGCTGGTGCCGCTCACCCCGGCGCGGCTGGGACGCCGGGGACGGTCGGACCTGCTCAGCGGGGTGGTCGACGACCTCACCGACGTCACCGAGGCGTCGGTGCGGGTGAGCGTCCCGGTGATCGGCGCCCTCGTCGCCGCGGTGCTGGCCACCGCCCTCACCACGCTGGTCTCGCCGGTCGCCGGCGCGGTGCTGGCCGCCATGCTCGGCGTCACCGCGCTGCTGGTGCTGCTGTGCTGGCGGCTGGAGTCGACCTCTCAGGACGAGCTCGTCATGACCCGCGCCGAGGTGGCCCGGGTCAGCCAGCTGAGCACCGAGCACGCCGCCGAGCTGCGGTCGATCGGGGCCACCGGCCAGGTGCTCAGCGACCTGCGCCAGGCGCACGCCGGGCTGCGCACGGCGATCGCCCGCCAGTCCCGCGGCCGCGCGCTGGTGGCCGGCGGTCTGCTGCTGCTCACCGGTGCCGCCACGGTGGTCACCGCGCTGGCGGTCCACGACGACGGCCACAGCCTGCCGGTCCAGGGCCTGCTCGTGCTCGTCCCGGTCGCGGTCGGCGAGGCGGCCGGGGTGCTCACCGACGCGGTGCGGGCGCTGGCCCGGGCGCAGGCCGCGGCGGGCCGCCTGGACGGGCTGCTCGACCAGACGCCGGCGGTCCGGGAGGTGGGCACCGGTGGGCCGGACGAGATCGCCCCGCCCACCGGTGGCGCCCGGGCTCCCGAGCTGCGCCTGGAGCAGGTGAGCGCGAGCTGGCAGCCGGGAGCCCGGCACCTCGACCCGCTCGATCTCACCCTGCGGCCGGGCGAGAAGCTCGCCCTCACCGGGCGCAACGGCAGCGGGAAGTCGACCGCGCTGGCCGTGCTCGCCCGGCACCTCGACCCCGACGGCGGCCGCTACCTCGTGGACGGGGCGGACGCGACGCGCCTCCCGCTGGCCACGGTGCGCGACCTCGTGGCGGTGGTCGACGACGAGCCGCACGTCTTCGCCACCACCCTGCGGGAGAACCTGCGCCTGGCCGCGCCGCCGGAGGCCGGCGACAACGACCTCGTCGCGGCGCTGGTCGGCGCCGGGCTGGGCTCCTGGTTCGCCGACCTCGACGACGGGCTGGACACCCGGCTGGGCACCGGCGGCGCGGGTGTCTCCGGCGGCGAGCGCAGCCGCCTGGCGATCGCCCGGGCGCTGGCCAGCGGCCGCCCGGTCATCCTGCTCGACGAGCCGGTCGCCCACCTCGACGCGCCCACCGCCGAGGGGGTGATCGACGACCTGGTGACGCACAGCCCCGACAGATCGGTGATGATGGTGACCCACCACCGGACCGGGCTGGCGCGGATGGACCGCGTGCTCGACCTCGAGGAGGAGAGAGCTGGATGA
- a CDS encoding amino acid ABC transporter permease — MPAPDDAEREERYGPIDAVPVRHPGRWVAIAVIAVLVAMFVNMLLTNPEFDWGFIRQAMIQTPVLRGLLMGTLLVTVLAMIIGVTLGVVLAVMRLSDNPVLSGVAWVFTWFFRAIPRLVLLTIMGALGVLFQDGLGIGVPFDTQILSLFGIDGTMRIATLDANTVFSGVVGGAIGLGVSEAAYMAEIARAGILSVDDGQREAARSLGMSNAQAMRRIVLPQAMRVIVPPTGNETIAMTKDTSLLIGIPVTAELFFQLQTIGSRLFETFNVLVAATLWYLVICSVLMVGQYFLERHFGRGYGDTSEGGARRRVLQMGSTK; from the coding sequence ATGCCGGCGCCGGACGACGCCGAGCGCGAGGAGCGCTACGGGCCGATCGACGCGGTGCCGGTGCGTCACCCCGGCCGGTGGGTGGCCATCGCGGTCATCGCCGTGCTGGTGGCGATGTTCGTCAACATGCTGCTGACGAACCCGGAGTTCGACTGGGGCTTCATCCGGCAGGCGATGATCCAGACCCCGGTGCTGCGCGGCCTGCTGATGGGCACCCTCCTGGTCACCGTGCTGGCGATGATCATCGGTGTCACGCTCGGCGTCGTCCTGGCGGTGATGCGGCTGTCCGACAACCCGGTGCTCTCCGGGGTCGCCTGGGTCTTCACGTGGTTCTTCCGGGCGATCCCCCGGCTGGTGCTGCTGACGATCATGGGCGCCCTCGGGGTGCTCTTCCAGGACGGGCTGGGCATCGGGGTCCCCTTCGACACCCAGATCCTCTCCCTCTTCGGCATCGACGGGACCATGCGGATCGCCACCCTGGACGCCAACACGGTCTTCTCCGGGGTGGTCGGCGGCGCCATCGGCCTCGGGGTCTCCGAGGCGGCCTACATGGCCGAGATCGCCCGGGCCGGCATCCTCTCGGTCGACGACGGGCAGCGTGAGGCCGCTCGCTCGCTGGGCATGAGCAACGCCCAGGCGATGCGCCGGATCGTGCTGCCGCAGGCGATGCGGGTGATCGTGCCGCCGACCGGCAACGAGACCATCGCGATGACCAAGGACACCTCGCTGCTCATCGGCATCCCGGTGACGGCCGAGCTGTTCTTCCAGCTGCAGACCATCGGCTCACGGCTCTTCGAGACCTTCAACGTCCTCGTCGCCGCGACCCTGTGGTACCTGGTCATCTGCTCGGTGCTCATGGTCGGGCAGTACTTCCTCGAGCGGCACTTCGGCCGCGGCTACGGGGACACCTCCGAGGGCGGGGCCCGGCGACGGGTGCTGCAGATGGGGAGCACGAAGTGA
- a CDS encoding amino acid ABC transporter ATP-binding protein: MPLVHAVNVHKSFGSVEVLKGIDVDVHAGEVVCLLGPSGSGKTTFLRCINQLEDIQAGRIWVDGDLAGYREKGGRLHRLTDTEIAAQRRGIGMVFQRFNLFPHMTVLQNVVEGPTLVQGRAKKEVTAEAEELLRRVGLADMSGRYPSQLSGGQQQRVAIARALAMQPKLMLFDEPTSALDPELVGEVLGVMRDLADQGMTMIVVTHEMAFARDVADRVIFMDGGVVVEEGPPSSVINEPQHERTQAFLSRLRSEHEEAAKAAADLV, from the coding sequence ATGCCGCTGGTGCACGCGGTGAACGTGCACAAGTCCTTCGGCTCGGTGGAGGTGCTCAAGGGCATCGACGTCGACGTGCACGCCGGGGAGGTGGTCTGCCTGCTCGGCCCCTCCGGCTCGGGCAAGACCACCTTCCTGCGGTGCATCAACCAGCTCGAGGACATCCAGGCCGGGCGGATCTGGGTGGACGGGGACCTCGCCGGCTACCGGGAGAAGGGCGGCCGGCTGCACCGGCTCACCGACACCGAGATCGCCGCGCAGCGCCGTGGCATCGGGATGGTCTTCCAGCGGTTCAACCTCTTCCCGCACATGACGGTGCTGCAGAACGTCGTCGAGGGCCCGACGCTGGTGCAGGGCCGGGCGAAGAAGGAGGTCACCGCCGAAGCCGAGGAGCTGCTGCGCCGGGTCGGGCTGGCCGACATGTCCGGGCGCTACCCCAGCCAGCTCTCCGGCGGGCAGCAGCAGCGGGTGGCGATCGCCCGGGCGCTGGCCATGCAGCCCAAGCTCATGCTCTTCGACGAGCCGACCTCGGCGCTGGACCCCGAGCTCGTCGGCGAGGTGCTCGGCGTCATGCGCGACCTGGCCGACCAGGGGATGACGATGATCGTCGTCACCCACGAGATGGCCTTCGCCCGCGACGTCGCCGACCGGGTGATCTTCATGGACGGCGGGGTCGTCGTCGAGGAGGGGCCGCCGTCGTCGGTGATCAACGAGCCGCAGCACGAGCGCACCCAGGCCTTCCTCTCCCGGCTGCGCAGCGAGCACGAGGAGGCGGCCAAGGCCGCGGCCGATCTCGTCTGA
- a CDS encoding substrate-binding and VWA domain-containing protein, translating into MALGRTRGTHARRPERGRLLPLLIAAVVVLALVVVAGLALRGGDDESASGCDGGPLTVAASPEIAPTVEQVLDGLAEDEDAGGCTDFTVRAVSSAQAATEISDGRAPDVWIPDSSTWVDKVEVGDGSGGWTEGPSIARSPIVLAVGGDAADDASLTSWSSRLTNDDDLRMANPDSDTASRLAYHASRIGEPERLGLQTGGRLIFLSRFAAPSVNALLDSYAQEPAEADPFPASEQRIFAFAEEHGDTEPLHAVMPETGTLALDYPWISSPDLTGERRDAAEQARTAFGSTQTRDLLTEAGFRSSDGRGGPEIAEQEPAALDELEPLTRQERLAAVEQWDILRTDIRMLALIDVSGSMEWDSPTPGMARWEVTQGALLQGIGILPAGSQVGGWAFSSDIGGEGQDWQELAPVRRLDESVGSGTQRDRLERLVSDGGELIEGDTGLYDSVWAAYQEMQDSYDEDYVNSIVVFTDGENDDPNGGLSLNQLLDRIDEGYDPERPVRIITIGMGEADASALQQISDESGGTSYIAETPDDIERVFVEALLARTG; encoded by the coding sequence ATGGCTCTGGGCAGGACCCGTGGCACGCACGCCCGCCGACCCGAGCGGGGACGCCTGCTCCCGCTGCTGATCGCCGCCGTGGTGGTCCTCGCGCTCGTGGTCGTCGCCGGCCTGGCGCTGCGCGGGGGCGACGACGAGAGCGCCTCCGGCTGCGACGGGGGCCCGCTGACCGTGGCCGCCAGCCCGGAGATCGCCCCGACCGTCGAGCAGGTGCTGGACGGCCTCGCCGAGGACGAGGACGCCGGCGGGTGCACCGACTTCACGGTGCGCGCGGTGAGCTCGGCCCAGGCGGCCACCGAGATCAGCGACGGCCGTGCCCCGGACGTGTGGATCCCGGACAGCTCCACCTGGGTGGACAAGGTCGAGGTCGGCGACGGCAGCGGCGGGTGGACCGAGGGCCCCTCGATCGCCCGCTCCCCGATCGTGCTCGCGGTGGGCGGCGACGCCGCCGACGACGCCTCGCTCACCTCGTGGAGCAGCCGGCTGACCAACGACGACGACCTGCGGATGGCCAACCCCGACTCCGACACCGCCAGCCGGCTCGCCTACCACGCCAGCCGGATCGGCGAGCCCGAGCGGCTCGGTCTGCAGACCGGCGGGCGACTGATCTTCCTCTCCCGCTTCGCCGCCCCGTCGGTCAACGCGCTGCTCGACTCCTACGCCCAGGAGCCCGCCGAGGCCGACCCCTTCCCGGCCTCGGAGCAGCGGATCTTCGCCTTCGCCGAGGAGCACGGCGACACCGAGCCGCTGCACGCGGTGATGCCCGAGACCGGCACCCTCGCCCTGGACTACCCGTGGATCAGCAGCCCGGACCTGACCGGCGAGCGCCGCGACGCCGCCGAGCAGGCCCGGACCGCCTTCGGCTCGACGCAGACCCGCGACCTGCTCACCGAGGCCGGCTTCCGCAGCTCCGACGGTCGTGGCGGGCCGGAGATCGCCGAGCAGGAGCCCGCCGCCCTCGACGAGCTGGAGCCGCTGACCCGGCAGGAGCGGCTGGCCGCGGTCGAGCAGTGGGACATCCTGCGCACCGACATCCGGATGCTGGCGCTCATCGACGTCTCCGGCTCCATGGAGTGGGACAGCCCGACCCCGGGGATGGCCCGCTGGGAGGTCACCCAGGGCGCGCTGCTGCAGGGCATCGGCATCCTGCCGGCCGGCAGCCAGGTCGGCGGCTGGGCCTTCTCCAGCGACATCGGGGGCGAGGGCCAGGACTGGCAGGAGCTGGCGCCGGTGCGGCGGCTCGACGAGAGCGTCGGCTCGGGCACCCAGCGGGACCGGCTGGAGCGCCTGGTCTCCGACGGGGGCGAGCTCATCGAGGGCGACACCGGGCTCTACGACAGCGTCTGGGCGGCCTACCAGGAGATGCAGGACAGCTACGACGAGGACTACGTGAACTCGATCGTCGTCTTCACCGACGGCGAGAACGACGACCCCAACGGCGGCCTGTCGCTGAACCAGCTGCTGGACCGGATCGACGAGGGCTACGACCCCGAGCGGCCGGTGCGGATCATCACCATCGGCATGGGCGAGGCGGACGCCTCGGCGCTGCAGCAGATCTCCGACGAGTCCGGCGGTACCTCCTACATCGCCGAGACCCCGGACGACATCGAGCGGGTCTTCGTCGAGGCCCTGCTGGCCCGCACCGGCTGA